From a single Pleurodeles waltl isolate 20211129_DDA chromosome 8, aPleWal1.hap1.20221129, whole genome shotgun sequence genomic region:
- the LOC138249051 gene encoding olfactory receptor 51G2-like isoform X1, translated as MASNNSNSSSFPSFLLMGFFETEVTQLWISIPLCFLYLLSVLGNGLIMFIVKTESHLSEPMYLFLSMLSATDVGLTLSTLPTVLSVFFFDIRNINFFGCLTQLFLIHSLSSTGSALLVAMAFDRYVAVCNPLRYASILHPMISKIGLVALARGACIHFPLPFLLKRLPYCGNNKLYHAFCFHPDVMKLACADTTINSTYGLVLVLCTFLLDSLFILTSYLLILKTALKVTSKGECLKAFSTCVSHICVVLTFYIPLIGLTLAHRYGKDASPVLHVAMGLAYLCVPPALNPIIYSMKTRKIKTAIWKYMSTDTRWKHHANSSDARTKSISTVHSQAFGNEH; from the coding sequence ATGGCATCCAACAACTCCAACAGCTCCAGTTTTCCATCGTTCCTCCTAATGGGATTTTTTGAAACTGAAGTCACTCAATTATGGATTTCTATTCCTCTGTGTTTTTTGTATCTTCTCTCAGTTCTTGGCAATGGCCTCATCATGTTCATTGTAAAGACGGAAAGCCATCTTAGTGAGCCTATGTACCTTTTCCTATCTATGCTCTCAGCCACTGATGTGGGCTTGACACTGTCTACTCTTCCCACAGTgctcagtgttttcttttttgacaTTAGAAATATTAATTTCTTTGGATGCTTGACCCAGCTGTTCCTCATACACTCACTGTCCTCGACAGGATCAGCCCTTTTGGTGGCCATGGCCTTTGATCGCTATGTTGCTGTATGTAATCCTCTGAGGTATGCATCCATCCTACATCCAATGATATCAAAGATAGGACTGGTTGCTCTTGCAAGAGGTGCTTGTATACATTTTCCTTTACCCTTTCTGCTCAAAAGGCTTCCATATTGTGGTAACAACAAGCTCTACCATGCTTTCTGCTTTCATCCTGATGTGATGAAGCTTGCATGCGCTGACACAACTATAAATAGCACCTATGGCTTGGTCCTGGTCCTTTGCACTTTCTTGCTAGATTCACTGTTTATCCTCACCTCATATCTCTTGATTCTGAAGACTGCCTTGAAAGTGACATCCAAAGGAGAATGCCTGAAAGCATTCAGTACCTGTGTGTCCCACATCTGTGTGGTGCTCACATTCTACATCCCTCTGATTGGCCTGACCTTGGCACACAGGTATGGGAAGGATGCTTCTCCTGTTCTGCATGTGGCCATGGGGCTTGCCTACTTGTGTGTACCCCCAGCACTGAACCCAATTATCTACAGCATGAAAACCAGGAAAATCAAGACTGCAATCTGGAAATACATGAGCACTGATACAAGGTGGAAACATCATGCCAATAGCTCTGATGCCAGGACTAAATCCATCTCCACAGTCCATTCACAAGCATTTGGAAATGAGCATTAA
- the LOC138249051 gene encoding olfactory receptor 51G2-like isoform X2, which translates to MAAFFSSSFPSFLLMGFFETEVTQLWISIPLCFLYLLSVLGNGLIMFIVKTESHLSEPMYLFLSMLSATDVGLTLSTLPTVLSVFFFDIRNINFFGCLTQLFLIHSLSSTGSALLVAMAFDRYVAVCNPLRYASILHPMISKIGLVALARGACIHFPLPFLLKRLPYCGNNKLYHAFCFHPDVMKLACADTTINSTYGLVLVLCTFLLDSLFILTSYLLILKTALKVTSKGECLKAFSTCVSHICVVLTFYIPLIGLTLAHRYGKDASPVLHVAMGLAYLCVPPALNPIIYSMKTRKIKTAIWKYMSTDTRWKHHANSSDARTKSISTVHSQAFGNEH; encoded by the coding sequence CTCCAGTTTTCCATCGTTCCTCCTAATGGGATTTTTTGAAACTGAAGTCACTCAATTATGGATTTCTATTCCTCTGTGTTTTTTGTATCTTCTCTCAGTTCTTGGCAATGGCCTCATCATGTTCATTGTAAAGACGGAAAGCCATCTTAGTGAGCCTATGTACCTTTTCCTATCTATGCTCTCAGCCACTGATGTGGGCTTGACACTGTCTACTCTTCCCACAGTgctcagtgttttcttttttgacaTTAGAAATATTAATTTCTTTGGATGCTTGACCCAGCTGTTCCTCATACACTCACTGTCCTCGACAGGATCAGCCCTTTTGGTGGCCATGGCCTTTGATCGCTATGTTGCTGTATGTAATCCTCTGAGGTATGCATCCATCCTACATCCAATGATATCAAAGATAGGACTGGTTGCTCTTGCAAGAGGTGCTTGTATACATTTTCCTTTACCCTTTCTGCTCAAAAGGCTTCCATATTGTGGTAACAACAAGCTCTACCATGCTTTCTGCTTTCATCCTGATGTGATGAAGCTTGCATGCGCTGACACAACTATAAATAGCACCTATGGCTTGGTCCTGGTCCTTTGCACTTTCTTGCTAGATTCACTGTTTATCCTCACCTCATATCTCTTGATTCTGAAGACTGCCTTGAAAGTGACATCCAAAGGAGAATGCCTGAAAGCATTCAGTACCTGTGTGTCCCACATCTGTGTGGTGCTCACATTCTACATCCCTCTGATTGGCCTGACCTTGGCACACAGGTATGGGAAGGATGCTTCTCCTGTTCTGCATGTGGCCATGGGGCTTGCCTACTTGTGTGTACCCCCAGCACTGAACCCAATTATCTACAGCATGAAAACCAGGAAAATCAAGACTGCAATCTGGAAATACATGAGCACTGATACAAGGTGGAAACATCATGCCAATAGCTCTGATGCCAGGACTAAATCCATCTCCACAGTCCATTCACAAGCATTTGGAAATGAGCATTAA